TGTCACTCACAAAGGGGAGATCCGGGGTGCCAGCACACCATTCCAGTTTCGTGCTAACAGCCCATCAGAAGATGAGCTGTTGACTGTAGAAGATGAATGTAATTCTGACATACTGGTGGTCACCACCAAGGCTGGATTGCTGGAGGTAAAGTTTGCCTCAGCAGCACTACTTGGTGCATCAGCATCCCCACATCTTATTTGGTATACAGTACTAGTTAAGTGAATCATGAAGTGATTTTTGGCCAATATCTCTCTGTCTGCAGCAAAAGGTGGAAGAAGCCCAAAGAGAGAAAGAAGAGCTGGTGAAAAATGTGAatgtcctgcagcaggagaaggaGCAGCTGGAAGCTGAGAAGAAGAACCTGCAGAAGGAGTGTGAGCAGAAGGAGGAGACATGTATGCAGCTGAGACGAGAGAACCAAGTAAGCTGGAGATGGACTGGATCtgctttttctgtcacttattagTTGCCAGCAGTAAGGACAAGGTTCTGCCAGTCGAGCTGGACAGCATCAGCTCCAGATCAGctgaaacacttttttttttttttttaagctctgACAAAACAGAGAAAGGAGGAAAACATGCAGTGCTGAGGAAACTAGAGCAGCACTTAGATGCTTAGCAGAAGCACTGCTTCAgatggattttgtttttgttgctgttggggaatttaaaaaaaacccttgcaAATTGTAGCTCAGTCTGGTTGTTAAAGGagtacaacaagaaaaaaaagttgaatGGTATAATTGATGCTGTTTTCCTTTGATTGTAATTCTTCAAAGTTTAAATTTGGATTTGACCAAACAGTCTATTAGCACCCCCTAGAGGCTAGATGTAAAGATGCCTAGGTGTTCAAAAATGCACCAAAAAATGAATGTCTGACCCCAGTATGTGTATTGTGATAGTctgaattcagtttttttttttttttttttacagtagaaTGTTAAATATGTTTCAAGCAGCATTTGTATAAATTTGTGTTGTTGCCATAAATCCGCTGGTTTAAATTGGCTGTAAGATGAAAACCAGAATGCAGATTTTTGTGGTTCCTAAATTTACAACGACACGATTTCTTTTATGtggtatgagcattctgtctggaAACAaaatgcaaccccccccccccccaaaaaaagggggGTGCACATGTTTACCACTACTTTAATTTAAGACTTACACATGGTGACAGTTGAGGAAATTATAATATTTACCATGTCAAAGCTATTCATATTTTATGCAGAAAATGTTTGGTAATAATTCTAATCAGATAAAGTTTTAATGTCAGATTATAAAAATGAGAATCAAATCAGCAGTAGTGTTGGCAGATACAACTCTTAAAGTCCACTGGAGTGTAGTACTAGTTTGTTTTGTGCTTATGTTTTTTTTACTTAGTTCACATTGATCCACAGTGGTGGTGGTGTCATTACTTTTCTAATGACCCAAAACATTTGAATGTTTCCCAGGATGCACACTGTTCTTCTCAGGCCTTgcaagaggagaaagaggaagttaAGAGGCGTCTGGAGGAGGCCACAGCCAGAGTCGTACAGCTAGAAGAGGACCTGATTGGAGTCACCCAGAAAGGCCTACAAAAAGAAACAGAGTTGGACAGGTGgctatttttatttgtaagcaggagaatttcatgtttatttttgATGAGTCTGGCTTTAAGAGGTCGTATTGCTATATAAAAGCCATTTTTCTTATGTTTCAAATTGAGATACGTAAGACAGTTATGTAATTTgggcattttttttaatcatgtaaaATCAAAGTACACATGTAAATCATTTATCTTTTTATGTGCACTCTTGATATTTATAATTTTCTTATTTGTTTTAGCTGAGCCTTTGTTTCCAAGTCAGAAGGAAGTGAGAAACTGcacttctttttattattattattattattattatttgctcaCAAAAACCTGCTTGTGGTTCATATTACACTGATCACTGGCCTTACAACTGCAGGAAACCAGATGTGATTAAGACCCCCACTTACTGTACAATCTAGCGAGTTATCACATATGGTAAATTTTGAACATGGCTATGTGAGGATTGTTACAATTCATGACTAACAATTATAATGATTTCTCAGTCTGAAAGATAGAGTGAAGAAAATTACAACAGAGAAGGATGCTCTTGAATCTCATCTGAAGAATGAAAAAGATGAAAAAGAACTCTACAAGGTAATGTCTGCAGTAGAACCAGGGTTTAAGGAATAATTAGCATAAATCACTTCAGAATATCATTTACAACTTCTGCTTCTAAAGCAAAATTCCTTAATTTTGCTTTAGAAACAACATTCTATTATATGAAACTGAAAACAGACCAGAGGGCATGTTTCAACTCGATGATCATATGTATTACTGATCCAAAGTCAGGCAGGTTAAGCGGTTCTGTAGACTGTTAGGCTTATTGACAGCATTATGAGCTGTGCAGTTTACTGTATTTTTGTGATGTTAGATTTCCACCAAATTGTGGTCTGATACAGCATCATCTTTTTTCGCTGTTATTGCTGACATTCAGCACACTTACACATGTATGTAGTCTAAGAGGCCTTATTTCCCCTTTTTCTAGTCTTTTTTTCAAGTGTGTCTGATATTTCTGCGTCTTTGTTGTGGTGGGCACTGTTAAGGAACTGGGTGTGCCACGTATCGTACTGTCACCACGGAAACAGAACCAAAAAGCCATACCTAATTTAACTTGTGCCATCACAGTAGTGCACTTCCACATGGGGAACTTGATATGCCCGCCTCAGTCTGTGTTGTGTAGTTGAGGTCATGCAACATTTATTTTAATACTCATATGCTCTTTTAGATTACTGTTTTATAAATGAGGCAAAGCCTATGAATCAGTTTTATAACTTATTCTGTGTATTTGTGGGCAACAGATTCACCTGAAAAACCGAGAGCTGGAGAACACTAAGCTGAGCGCTGAGCTGCAGCTGCTTAAGTCTGTGGATGTAAACAAGGAAAACACCATTGCCCAGTTTAAAGAGGAGGTGGGGCGCATGCAGGCCTGTCTCACTGAAAAGGAGAAGCAACACAGAGAGATATTGGCCAAAGTCTCCCTCATGGTACAAATATATTTGTTATATTGTCAAACTTATATTTTGACTGAGTATTTAAAAAaacttattttatcttattttattttttcttgttataTTGTACACATAATCTGTGCACATGTGTGTATATTTTTTGGGGGAGGGGATTATTAATTGAAagaatatttattttttaagctttAATCACACCTACACTTGCATATGCTAGTTGAATTGTCCATGTTTTTCACTCTGGGGTTTATCGTGACGTCATCTTCCGTGCCTGTGACAGATAGGTGTTTACTTTGGAGTGGTAGGTATGCACTGGTTGTCAGGACTCAATTCTAAAGTGCATAGCCCAAGTGCGTTTGAGACATATCCAATTCCAATATTTACATGGTACATAACCTGAGCAGAAATTAAGACGTAAGGTGCAAAGGAGTTTTATTTAATCAGTTAATTAGTCCTGGTTGTGTTTTTGGGTGCAATATTATATTGTCATCCCTTTTAATAGCCAGTGTGCACTTGAACCTGGTGTACTGCTATTTAGACAGCAGACTTAAGTGAGAGCCACCAAATCTCCCTGAAGTGAAGCAGTAAGTTGAATTCTTGTCTttacatttgtttattttgtttcattgtttttgATTCAGTTTCACTGTGTACAAGTTGCGTGCATGCAAGTCATGAACCCGTCTGTGTAAGGCTTATCCTAATATTGCATCTTATAAATGCCAGAAAAGCAGTGTTCAACTTCACACCAGATTTTTTGTTCTGTGATGCAACCAATTTCTGCTACCTCACAATACCAGTGCACAAGCATTGCACCTGACCACGCTTCAATTTAAGACCAACCTTGAGTGCACAAATTTGCGCCTCTGCATTTGCAATTTAAAAACATGGAAGCTAGGTTTGAAAAAGAGAACTCTGTTGCTTGGAAGCTAGCATAGGCACTTGTCTGCACAGCACGCTGCTTTGGTAGATGATGGGGCCCTTTATGTACATATATAACTCCTTTGTATACATTTTTATAAAACACTGACACAGCAGACAGTCTACACAATGGCAAAAGGAGGCAGACTTTGAATCCCGAGCCATGCTAGTGTTCCAGTAATGTACTTCTTTGGCATGGACATGTGTGGCAGATGTGTTGTTTATATCAGTGATTCCCAGCCTTGGTCCTCAGAGACTCTTAGCTTGCACATTTTCCATCACTCTGTTCACAAACTAAAGCTGATTATCGTAACCAGGCACACTCAGGCAGTCAAGAGCTAACTGATGCCTGACTGAGCTAATCAGCTTTTGGCAGAGAGAGATGAAATGCGCAGGTTAGGAGTCTCTGAGGACTAAGGTTGGATATCAGAATAGTTGCTTGTCCAGTGATGGCCACGCTGTAGTATTTCTCCTCTAAAATGTGTTTGTCTTGCAGGGCGATATGAAGGCCCTAAAGGAACAGTTGCGTCAGAGGGAGGAGCAACTCCAAGCCAACCAGCAGCAGATGTCATTGTTAGCAGCTGAGCTGAGGGATGCGTCCAGCGCCCGTGATCGCACCATGTCTGATCTCTACCACATGAAGGTGGAAGCTGATGCTCTTCGCCAGGCCAAGGCTGAAGCTCAGGCCCAGTGCCTCTGTCTGGAGCGCCTGGTAGAGCAGATGAAGGCAGAGGCCGAGCACGAAGCAGTAAGGAGGAGACATGTcagcgtttttatttttatttttttgtgacattaaatttgttatatttatttatatatgtgtttatggTTGAGTAGATGTCAGCGATGTATGAGTGTTTGTTAAACTTATGGACTAGTAACATGTTTTAGGAGTTAGCACAGTACATGCTGGCAAAACCTCTGGTGCCTTATGACCCTGAGCAGGAATAAGcaggtgaagaaaaaaaaaaaaatcattgtatttgttttatttattttattttattgttttggatGTAAACAGCTAATGATTTGGTAATAGGGTACACAGTCACAGGTCGGCTGACTAAATTGATCAGGCCATTGCCTTATGATCATAAGTATTTAAAAATTACTATTTCAAATCATCCCTCCttcataaataaaatgttttttaattttattttgaatttaatctttttttaagataagaaaataaatacaCCTCAATAACATACTGCATATTACtctcactcgctcatcttcaacgGGTTATCTGGAACTGGGTTGCGAGGGCAACTGCTCCAGcttcagacttccctttcctgggccacattaaccacctctgactgtgtgggacacctccctagggagtcacccagggggcatccttatcagatgcccgaaccacctcagctagctcctcTAAATGCGAAGCAACAGTGGCTctacacagaactcctcacggatgaccgagcgtctcaccttatctctaagggagacaccagtcaacctcctgaggaagcccattttcagctgcttgtacctgcgatctagttcttttggtcaagaCCCAacattcatgaccacaggtgagagtaggaatgaagattgaccagtagatcgagagcgtcgctttttggctcagctctcttttcgtcacaacagtacggtagagtgaatgcagcaCCGTCCTTGCTGCACCGATTTACCAGGGTAAACTCCAATGTTGCAGCGCTCAGCCGGGGGCTCATGAGTATCCTCACACCTGCCCGGTGCCTCACACCTTGGGCAGCCTTAGTCCTCAGAGACTCCTAACCTGCACATTTCATCTTTCTCTGCCAAAAGCTATATCAGATGTTCCACctcgctccagtctgatgcagtgaAAGTGTAGGCCCTCGACTTTTCACTGCCACCTATGGGCGCACTCTAccccagcggttccccctgctgGTGCAAAGTCCACATTGTCTTTTCAGGCTGTGCCAGACCGCCGGGCTCTGTGGCAAGCCCCACCACCAGGCGCTCATTGACAGGCCCTCCATCCGGGCTTCGCTACAGACAGtggccccgggcttcctctggCCCAGGTCATGTTTATTCTGCCTTATTCTTTCATTGCatcattgtgaaccattcttagtctggaaCCTCGCCTGAGACCACTTTGTCATgggaccctaccaggagcacaaaggcttcaGACAGcatagctctcaggttcatacgagcacacaaacctctccaccacaataaggtgatggttcccggagaaaCTGTGTACTGCATATTAAAGGACGGTAAATAATGCCTGTATTGTCCAACTATAATAAATAATTTTGTGCTTGTCTTGATAATAACATCTCATGGATCAGAATTTTTTAAGAATTTTTCTTCAACATTTTATGCTGTACTATGTGTACACATTCTCCATTGTTAGGGTAGTTTTATGAATTATTACATTTGGAATTGTTGCACTTGGCTGTAATTCTTTTTCATTAGGCCAAAGCAGAAGAAGAAGCTGTTGCAGACCCTGCTGTTGTAGCAGAACTGCAGAAAGAGGTGGAAGACCTGAAGCTACGGCTGCACATGGCTGCAGAACACTACAAGGAGAAATACAAGGAATGTCAGCGTCTGCAAAAACAAGTGGCTAAGGTCTCTGAGCACCAGGGGGTAAGTGCCACCATGTGCAAACAAGGAGGACTGGATGCACCTCTTCCAACTGACAGAAATCAGTGACTTATCTGGTACCAGATGTGTTTCTCTCATCTTCATAGATGAACCCGGAGTTAAAATGCCTTCCATTTCTTTCATTTTTCTTGTCTGAAGGAGCAGAAAAAAAGCTCAGCACATGAAACTACAACTATCCCTCCATCAGCAAGTCCAGACACATCTGTACCAGGTACCCAAGTCAGATTTAATTTAAAGTATGGACTATTGAATTTACTGTGGGACTGATGTGAAAAATCAGTATTGTTAATAATGTTACAGTAATGTTAGTAATGTTATTATATGTCCAGCACTGGCAGGTTTATAACAGTATGTGGGAGATTGGTTAAATATTTACCTTGAAAATCATCTGCCCTGTCATAGGACATGTTACTGTTATTGGATAAGTCTGCATATAAAATAGTAAATCTATATAGTGAATCTAACTTAAAAACTATGACctctatttttatttaatttagttatttttttggatgtatgtgtgtgtgtgtgtggggggggggctttgaTGTATTGGATTGCAGATCTGCAGAATTCCCAGATCCATAAGTGCTTGTACAGTGGTACATTTTTTGCACTTTAGCCTCTGTACACAAACACAATGAAGTTGAAATGAAcactcaagatgtgcttgtagtgtagactttcagattGAATTCAAgatgtttaacaaaaatattgcattcacCATTTAGGaaatacagccatttttatatgtAGTGCCTAAATTTTCAtaccccataagtaattggacaaactaaatataaagattttcattagacaagtcaggggaaggatacaggaacatttccaagtaGGTGAAGCTGTGTTGAacctttacattaattattaagaattTCTAAAAGTATGATactccatggtaaatctgtctcgagtaggcagttctcaaatactGATTGACTTTACAAGAAAGGGTACTATTGAgggaagacacccatgacaaccctGAAGGGAGTTACAgacttctgtgactgtgattggataAGTTCTACAGAGTCACAACTGCATGGTGGAATGGAACAGAGAAGCAGCTTCATACAAGAAAAATGACAGCTTAAATTTCACATTTTCTTCTTTAAGAAAATGCTTCCCTGTggcactccatcatgaagctgtataactggtgatgcaagatACAAACTCTGTCCATGAAGTCACTCCAgtcatagccacagaagcctgtaactccttcagacgtGTCTTGGTGGCATCTCCCTCTTGTCAGTTCCCTCCACAGTCACTGCTATTTTATCAGGATTGTTTTAAAATGTTAGGTGTTGTTGGATAAAATGTTCCATGACAACTGTCCTCAGACCACTTGATGACACAGCTTACATAAATGATAAAACTAAGGTCTTCATATCTCCGTCTGGAGCAACAGGCGTcgtgaaatattctgttcttcGCTTATCACGCTGACACAAGACACAGGCAGCATAAagttttgatataacacataccGTTCAGATAAACAACGCAAGCATGTCACCTGCgtataaatgtcaaatgcaacactctACATCCAATCACATAACTGTACTGATCCATACAATAGGGCAAGGCCTACGCACCTGGAGGTCGGTCAAGGGCAGGCTTACAAACTTAGGCAGGCTCTATGTCCGGGCTCTTGTATGCAACGTAGGGAGGACGCTTGCTCAAAGACCCCAGCACTGTCGTAGAGACTCTCTGTTCATTCAGTGAAGGCATCTTTTCAATACATCTGgttttgaagtccgtttcctgtcagtcTTTTGAGTATTTGagttcactcaccacataaaattatctgtaggggATCCAGGCAAGAAAATCCGACTCGCCACGTCTAGTCAAAGCTGAGTGTCTGGCCGTGTTAAAATTTCAGTCCCTTTTAAAAAGTTAATTTTGCTCCTCTTTGTTGCAAACCTTCTTGGCTTCATAGGGAGTCCAGGTTCTGCTGATCCCATGCTGGAGGCCATCATCCAGGATAAGCTCAAAGGCATCAGCAGAGAGGCTTCTGACAGGAATGACAAGTACAGGAAGTGCAAGCAAATGTTGATGGCAAGTTAATTGTTTGCATTGTGCCACCACATATATATGTAGTACAGTGCAATTACGCAAAACTAAGGGAACAGTCTATTGGAGAACAGTCTGAAACAGATGTTTTTAATCTCCGGCTTCTCTTTAGGAGGAGAAGGAGCGTAGCTGCATGTTTGCTGATGAGCTGGGGAAGATGGAGTTGAAATTCAAAGAGCAGCTGAAGGCCAATGAGAACCTGAAACTGCTACTTGCAGCGGAAGAAGATCGCTATAAGGTCAGTAAAgactacagacagttcacagtacAGACAGTTAGTGGAGCACTCATCCTGTCAGCTAAGAGAAACTTCAGTGCTTCTATGAACcagagtggggtgtgtgtgtgtgtgtgtgtgtgttgctgttctAGCTCAGGGATCAGACTTGTGAGGCTGTTACTCTGCTCTCTGATGGTGTTGTTTTTGAGCAGTTAGGCCTGTGAGGTCTTTATTGCTCTTTTTGTTAGATTATGGTGATGAGCAAAGCTTGAGTCGTTTCTGGTTACAATGAAAATGTTGTGCTTGGATCAGATCAGCAAGATATGTGATTATTGTTTCGGTGGAACTGAAACGGGTGTTTCTTGTGTTTTTTGAGTACTTTTATCTGTAAGTCAGTCCCTTTAACGGCTATGATTAATTAATACCATGACCTGATGTGTAGCATTATTCtggtctttattttttatttttcccccttccaAGCATGTGTAAGATGTGGGAGTAGAAACCTTGATTGCTGATTTTTGTCCTTTACTACAGAGCCAGGTTGCTGAGAAAGGAAGAGAGCTGAAGGAACTGAAGGACACACTCGCACTTGTTGTGAAAGAGAAGGAAAAAGTGGAAGGGGTTAGTAAGTTTTTTCATTTTCTCTTTTATAGACTTCTTTCACTCTAAAAATGCCCTGAAAAGTGCCATTCCCATGTCATTTTCCCTCTACCAATCTGGTCTGTGTTTAATTTGCCTCTAATTGTAGAAGCAAAGTAAATGAGTTCTTATTTTCCATTCCATTACTTTGGACCACAGCAACGTCCTCGCTGACCGAAAATATCACTTTGAGGTAATACTGTTGCAGCTAAGAGCAGCCGAATGACCCAATTTGGGGTTTAGACTGAAAATTAAGTTGGCGTCTGCAACTAAACATCAATAAAACAGCCTCCCTTTGAAACGAGAAGAGTTTTTTAATGAAGCCGCTAATTAAACTGTTTGTGCGAGtgacagaagaagaaaaaaaaatcacagctcaGAATTGATTGTAAGCAGTGGTTGTATTTTCTCATACTGGGAGGTTTGGAGAGATGTCGATTCTTTACTTGCATATGGTGCTTGTGCAAATTTGCACTCTTTAGTTCTTCTTAATCCAGCCATATGCTACATgatgatacaattcaatactgcCGCATAATAAATGTTTCAATGTAACGCAGAAGAACCGCAAAGTAACAGCATACACATTACGGTGTTTGCACTACGGTAGTTCGCTCTGTGCAGTGGAGTAGAACGGAGTGAGTTGCACAAGTTGGTGCCATCTGTGGTCCATGCAGAGCTCCGGAATGatcaagaggaaaaaaatatagaatgaGGCCAAGTTTTACTGCAGTGAGCACTTGAAATGCTGCTGTGTGCGCACAGGGTAGTCTGTTCCCATGATTTGATTGATTGGTTTGCACGGTTGATTAGTTTGTATGCTGATGATAAGCATCTCCTCTGCACTCTGATTCGATGTGAGCGCTGACACATACTGTATTTAACTGGATAAAAGAAATTTGAGCGTAAAACAGATTTAGTTTGCCCTCagatttatttcttatttaattatttatcacACATCCTGGGTTGCATCAAACCATGTGGAATAAATTTTACATTGTATGCACACACATAATAGTATTCCGAGCGCAACACTCCATGGATTCGAGGGGGTGTCCTGGAACACATCATGCACTCGTATTTGAAGTCACATCTTTCCGTGTAccgctttctttttcttttcattttgtatGTGTATCTGCTTGCCTGACAGTGTGCCTGTCTACCTGTAATAACATGTACATAACACCATGCAACATGTGACATGATGTAATACAGGAAATATTTCACTGGTGGTTTCGCCGGAATTTTAGACATGCTTGACTAGTTGTGATGTCCACTCATGAGCAGGTATAATCCTAAAGCAGTTACATCATACACGTAAAAATACAGCATGCAGTTCTCTGAGATCGAGTTGTAATGTGGGTTAATATTGCATCGTCTTGTGGGGTGTGGCTGACTTTAGTTTCAAATTTGTTTAAACTCTTTCAATTCTCCCAGGAGCTGCACAAGGGCAGCAGCAGGAAGGCAGATCAGGGAGCTGGTGAGAAAACCGGTTTGGACAACATCCCAACCAGTGTGCCTTTGTTCCTGCAGTTCCCAGTTCCTTACGCCCAGGACACCCCGACCCCTCTGCTGGTCTCTCAGAGCCCCAGCAagctgcattatgggaacccttaCTCCATTTCAGATGCAaaaggttgtttgtttgtttaaaattgtGATCTGTGATTTTTCTTTATAGATAATGTTAATTTTCCAACCCAGTAAAGGTTTCAGAAATGTGCTtttattcacagcagcattttgtCTGAACTGTCTTcctgcagatgatgatgatgatgagttctCAGACGACCAGCTGCTGAGGCTGCCCCCCGTGGGTCCACCCTCCTGGGACAGCAATGTGGTGTGCATCCAGCCCACACGCAACCACAGCCGACCTGATGGCCAGGACGAGTCAGAGGAAAAGCCAAGCAACAACAATGTAACCCTCCCCCCATGTGCATCTTGTGCttcagtcttttatttattttaatattgtgatTTATTTCCTTCATGTCTTTCACAGGGCATAACCAATGAACAGCCCGCAGAGACTGAAACTCGCAGCCA
The Thalassophryne amazonica chromosome 7, fThaAma1.1, whole genome shotgun sequence genome window above contains:
- the tax1bp1b gene encoding tax1-binding protein 1 homolog B isoform X1, which translates into the protein MALFMDRTLLGNNMDTSNFAHVIFQNVGKSYLPHAALECHYTLTQFIKPHPKDWVGIFKVGWSTARDYYTFLWSPLPDNYVEDTAVNITVVFQGYYVPSDDGEFYQFCYVTHKGEIRGASTPFQFRANSPSEDELLTVEDECNSDILVVTTKAGLLEQKVEEAQREKEELVKNVNVLQQEKEQLEAEKKNLQKECEQKEETCMQLRRENQDAHCSSQALQEEKEEVKRRLEEATARVVQLEEDLIGVTQKGLQKETELDSLKDRVKKITTEKDALESHLKNEKDEKELYKIHLKNRELENTKLSAELQLLKSVDVNKENTIAQFKEEVGRMQACLTEKEKQHREILAKVSLMGDMKALKEQLRQREEQLQANQQQMSLLAAELRDASSARDRTMSDLYHMKVEADALRQAKAEAQAQCLCLERLVEQMKAEAEHEAVRRRHAKAEEEAVADPAVVAELQKEVEDLKLRLHMAAEHYKEKYKECQRLQKQVAKVSEHQGEQKKSSAHETTTIPPSASPDTSVPGSPGSADPMLEAIIQDKLKGISREASDRNDKYRKCKQMLMEEKERSCMFADELGKMELKFKEQLKANENLKLLLAAEEDRYKSQVAEKGRELKELKDTLALVVKEKEKVEGELHKGSSRKADQGAGEKTGLDNIPTSVPLFLQFPVPYAQDTPTPLLVSQSPSKLHYGNPYSISDAKDDDDDEFSDDQLLRLPPVGPPSWDSNVVCIQPTRNHSRPDGQDESEEKPSNNNGITNEQPAETETRSQFVNDAQTAFCFDPSMDMKRCPLCEVIFPPNYDQSKFEEHVESHWKICPMCSEQFPLDCDQKVFENHVLTHFDGQTLSFD
- the tax1bp1b gene encoding tax1-binding protein 1 homolog B isoform X3; protein product: MALFMDRTLLGNNMDTSNFAHVIFQNVGKSYLPHAALECHYTLTQFIKPHPKDWVGIFKVGWSTARDYYTFLWSPLPDNYVEDTAVNITVVFQGYYVPSDDGEFYQFCYVTHKGEIRGASTPFQFRANSPSEDELLTVEDECNSDILVVTTKAGLLEQKVEEAQREKEELVKNVNVLQQEKEQLEAEKKNLQKECEQKEETCMQLRRENQDAHCSSQALQEEKEEVKRRLEEATARVVQLEEDLIGVTQKGLQKETELDSLKDRVKKITTEKDALESHLKNEKDEKELYKIHLKNRELENTKLSAELQLLKSVDVNKENTIAQFKEEVGRMQACLTEKEKQHREILAKVSLMGDMKALKEQLRQREEQLQANQQQMSLLAAELRDASSARDRTMSDLYHMKVEADALRQAKAEAQAQCLCLERLVEQMKAEAEHEAAKAEEEAVADPAVVAELQKEVEDLKLRLHMAAEHYKEKYKECQRLQKQVAKVSEHQGEQKKSSAHETTTIPPSASPDTSVPGSPGSADPMLEAIIQDKLKGISREASDRNDKYRKCKQMLMEEKERSCMFADELGKMELKFKEQLKANENLKLLLAAEEDRYKSQVAEKGRELKELKDTLALVVKEKEKVEGELHKGSSRKADQGAGEKTGLDNIPTSVPLFLQFPVPYAQDTPTPLLVSQSPSKLHYGNPYSISDAKDDDDDEFSDDQLLRLPPVGPPSWDSNVVCIQPTRNHSRPDGQDESEEKPSNNNGITNEQPAETETRSQFVNDAQTAFCFDPSMDMKRCPLCEVIFPPNYDQSKFEEHVESHWKICPMCSEQFPLDCDQKVFENHVLTHFDGQTLSFD
- the tax1bp1b gene encoding tax1-binding protein 1 homolog B isoform X2, which gives rise to MALFMDRTLLGNNMDTSNFAHVIFQNVGKSYLPHAALECHYTLTQFIKPHPKDWVGIFKVGWSTARDYYTFLWSPLPDNYVEDTAVNITVVFQGYYVPSDDGEFYQFCYVTHKGEIRGASTPFQFRANSPSEDELLTVEDECNSDILVVTTKAGLLEKVEEAQREKEELVKNVNVLQQEKEQLEAEKKNLQKECEQKEETCMQLRRENQDAHCSSQALQEEKEEVKRRLEEATARVVQLEEDLIGVTQKGLQKETELDSLKDRVKKITTEKDALESHLKNEKDEKELYKIHLKNRELENTKLSAELQLLKSVDVNKENTIAQFKEEVGRMQACLTEKEKQHREILAKVSLMGDMKALKEQLRQREEQLQANQQQMSLLAAELRDASSARDRTMSDLYHMKVEADALRQAKAEAQAQCLCLERLVEQMKAEAEHEAVRRRHAKAEEEAVADPAVVAELQKEVEDLKLRLHMAAEHYKEKYKECQRLQKQVAKVSEHQGEQKKSSAHETTTIPPSASPDTSVPGSPGSADPMLEAIIQDKLKGISREASDRNDKYRKCKQMLMEEKERSCMFADELGKMELKFKEQLKANENLKLLLAAEEDRYKSQVAEKGRELKELKDTLALVVKEKEKVEGELHKGSSRKADQGAGEKTGLDNIPTSVPLFLQFPVPYAQDTPTPLLVSQSPSKLHYGNPYSISDAKDDDDDEFSDDQLLRLPPVGPPSWDSNVVCIQPTRNHSRPDGQDESEEKPSNNNGITNEQPAETETRSQFVNDAQTAFCFDPSMDMKRCPLCEVIFPPNYDQSKFEEHVESHWKICPMCSEQFPLDCDQKVFENHVLTHFDGQTLSFD